From the genome of Acidobacteriota bacterium:
CACGACGAGCGACGAGAGTACGAGCAGGCCCGCGCCGAATGCCGCGAGATCGGCGGGCCCGATGTACCCGGCTCGCAACTGTTCCAGGATGGCGGGCACGGCAGCCGGCAGGCCGGCCACCAGCCCCGCGAAGAACAGCAGCGAGACGCCCCAACCAATTCCACGCCTGCTGATCTCATCGCTCAGCCAGATGAGACACGCGGTGATCGCGGTGACGGACAGGACGAGGGTGAGTCTGAAACTCCAGCCGGGCTCGGCCACGAGCGGCAACCCCTCCGGGACGACGGTCTGCTGTTCCAGCCAGATCGCGATCCCTGTCGCCTGCGCGACACCCAGCATCAGCGCGACACCCCGCACGGACCATGCCATCGTCCGGCGCCCGGGGGCGCCCCGGCCACGCGCGAATCCGAGCGCGGTCGCGAGATAGGCGATGCACAGTGCCGTGACGTAGGGCATGATGCCGAGCGCGAAGATCGTGCCTCCTCCGAGGTTGCCGCCGGTGAAGAGGTCGTAGAGCCCGAGCGCGCCGTGTCGGGTCACGGGTGCGAGCGCGTCGGTGTTCACGCCGGGCACGGGTACATGCGTCCCGAGCCAGTAGAGACCGATGGCCACCAGGCCCAGGAACGCCAGCGGCCGATGTTCCGCAACGTATCTTGCAGCACGTCCACCCAGTACGCTCATCGTCTGCCTCCAGAACCACCGCGCTGACCGACCGTTTTGCCACTCTTCATACAAGTCGCCCACCAGCGGGCTGCTGGCGTCCTCCAGCCGGCCCAGGAGCCATGTTGCCAATCGGGGTGGTCTCATGCACGTCCGCCTTCCAGTTGCGGCAGGCCTTCCCAGAGCACGGACAGCGCCTCCCGTGTGGAGCGGGCCTCGCGCACGCCATCCGGCGTCACGCGGAAGTACCGCTTCGCGCGGCCCCCGCGTTCCGGCGTGGGCTCTCCGAGCCGGGACGTGACCAGGCCCTTGTCCTGCAAGCGCTCCAGCGCCGCGTAGACGCTGCCTATCGCGACCTCGCGGCCGGTGCCGACCTCGAGCGTGCGCGAGATCGTGACCCCGTACGCAGCATCATCCAGCCGGATGACCGCCAGCAGCACCATCAGCTCGAAGTTTCCCAGGTAGGGTCGGCCCGCCATTTCTTTTATTTTAATGAAGAAATACGGATGATGCAAGCGAATTGCCGACTGCACCTTTCGTCAAAGGCGGCCGCGCGTCATTCCAGGCGCAGCGCCGCCGCCGGCTCGACCCGTGCGGCCCGCCGCGCCGGGAGCCACACGCCCGCCAGCGCGACCGCGGCCAGCAGCAGCGGCACCGCGGCGAAGACCACCGGATCCCGCGGCGCGACCTCGAAGAGGAAGCCGGCGACCAGGCGGCTGAGGCCGTACGCCGAGGCGATGCCGAGCGCGACGCCGACCAGCGCCACCGCCATGCCCTGCCGGATCACCAGGTTGCGCACCCGGTCCGAGTCGGCGCCCATCGCGAGGCGGATGCCGATCTCCTGCGTCCGCTGCTCGACCGAGTACGCGCTCAGCCCGTAGATGCCGATGGCGGCCAGCACCAGCGCGGCACCGGCGAAGATGGTCAGCAGGAGCATGAGGAAGTCCGAGCGCGCCGTCGATCGCGACACGACGGCCTCCATGCTCAGGAGCCCCGCCACGGGAATCCCGCCGCTCGCGACCCGCAGCTCGTCCCGAATCGTCTCGCCGAGGGCTTGCGGCGCGCCTCGGGTGCGCACGATCCACGAGAGGGGGAACATGCTCACGAGGTTGGCGTTGTGCGCATCGGGGACCTGCGCCCAAGGCACGTACATCGTGGGGCGGGGCTCGACGTCGAGGCGCCCGTCCCGCACGTCCCCGACGATGCCGACGACCTGCCGGGTCGGGCCGCCGACCACCGGTCTCCCCTTCGCGATGGTGATGCGATCGGCGAGCGGGTCGCCGTCGGGCCAGAACTGCCGCGCCATCGACTCGTTGATGACGACCACCGGTGCAGCCCCGCCATCGTCCCGATCGGTCAGCGCGCGGCCACGCACGAGGGGGATGCCGAAGGCCTCGAAGTAGCCGGCCGAGATCGGCGTGAATGCCCCCCCGCCGTGGAACGGCCCCTCGAGGGGAAGGCCCTCGATGACGAACGGCAGGCCGAGCCCACCCCGCAGGGGGATGCAGCACGCCGCGGCGGCCGCCTCGACGCCGGGCAGGGCCGTCAACCGTTCGCGTCCCGCCCGCATCACGTCGCCGATCGCCCCCGAGGCGTCGAACCGGCCGCCGCCCAGCGACATGTTCATCGTCAGCACCCGCCGTGCGTCGAACCCGGGGTCGACGGCGCGCAGGTTGAAGAATGTCCGGATGAAGAGGGCCGCGCCGACCAGCAGCACCAGCGCGAGCCCGACCTCGCTGACAACGAGCAGGGCGCGGGCCCGCTGCTGGCGGAACCCGCTGCCGGTGCGGCTGCCGCTCTCCTTGAGCGTCTGCGTCAGGTCCGTCCGCGAGGCGCGCAAGGCGGGGAGCGTGCCGAACACCAGGCTCGTCGCCAGCGACAGCGCGACGGTGAAGGCGAGCACGCGCCAGTCGAGGTCGACCCCGGCGCCGGCGGGACCGATGCGCGGGATGTTGCCGGGGTTGACGGCGAGAAGCAGGCGGATGCCGAGCATGCCGACGCCCAGCCCCAGCACGCCTCCCGCGGCAGACAGCACCAGCCCTTCGGTGAGAAGCTGGCGGGCGATGCGGAACCGCCCCGCCCCGAGCGCCGCGCGCACCGCCAGCTCGCGCTTCCGCGCGGCGGCGCGAACCAGCAGCAGGTTCGCCACGTTCGCACAGGCGATGAGCAGCACGAGGCTGACGGCCGCCATCAGGATCCAGAGCGACGACCGCACGTTGCCGACCACGAGGTCCGGGAACGACCGCACGCCGAACGACTGGTTCGGTGTCAGGACGTCCGGGAAGCGCTGCCGGAACGTCTCGGCCGCAGGCTGCAGCCCCGCCGTGGCCGACTCGACGCTCGCGCCCGGCGCGAGCCGTCCGACGGCGCGGAAGAAGTGGCCGTTCATCGCGCTGTTCGGATCGATGCGGAACGGCAGGTACACGTCGGGCGCGCCTTCCGGTCCCTGTAGCGCTTCCGTGTCGAAGGGGCCGAGGACCCCGAGCACGTTGTGGGCGTCGCCGCCGATGGGCAGCGTCCCGCCCACGATGTCCGCCGCCCCGCCGAAGCGGCGCTGCCAGAACCCGTGGCCGAGCACCACGACGCGTCCGCCGTTCGGGCGGTCCTCGTCGGCGGAGAAGGTGCGGCCCGCCACGGTTGTGGCGCCGAACAGCCGGAAAAAATCGGCCGTGACGGATCCGGCCACGATCTGCTCCGGCTCGCCGCCGGTCAGGTTGGCGGTGTTGAACAGGTACGCGGAGACGTCCTGCAAGGCGCCGGCGTGCTCGCGCCACACGTTGAACTTGGTGGGCGAGGCGATGGGAAACGAGCGCTGGGGTCCGGTGGTCTGGAGGACGACGAGCCGGCTCGGCTCCGGGTAGGGCAACGGTTCGAGCAGGACCGTGTTGACGACCGAGAAGATCGCCGTGTTCGCGCCGATCCCCACGCCCAGCGTGAGGACGACGACCAGGACGAATCCCGGGTTCTTCAGGATGCCCCGCACCGCGTACCGCACGTCCTCGATGATCGATTCAAGCATCGGAAACCCCGCCTGATCTCTGAGTGATTCCTTGATCTGGCCAACCCCGCCGAACTTCACGCGGGCCATCCGGCGGGCCTCGCCGGGCGCAATCCCGGCACGGACGTACTGGCTGGTGAGGAGCTCGACGTGCATCTCGAGCTCCTGCTCCGCCTCCCCCTCGAGGCGGCGGCGATCACGCAGATCCCGCAGGCGGGAGGCGAGTGCGACGACCCGTCGGCACAGGGTCATCGGTTGAGGCTCACGCGTCCTCCGACAAGCGCAGGAGCCGCGCCATGACCCCGGCGATGCGCTCCCAGTCTTCCGTCTGGGCGGCGAGCTGACGACGGCCCGCGGCGGTGATCGTGTAGAACCGGGCGCGGCGGTTGTTCTCCGAGCGCCCCCAACTGGCCGCGATCCAGCGCTGCTGCCGGAGTCGCAACAACGACGCGTAGACCGTGCCTTCGTTGAGTTGCAGCACGTCGTCGCTGATCTGCTCGATCCGCCGCGCGATGCCGTACCCGTGCTGTGGCCCGAGCACGGCCAGGGTCTTCAGCACCATCAGATCCAACGTGCCCTGGAGGACGTCGGCCCGCCCCTTTCCTATGGTCATCGCACATGAGTATGCGGGCAGTCCCTGTCGGATGTCAACAAGAAGAAGGCGGCGCGCCGAGATTCCGCGTTCGAGGGGCCGGCCGTTTTGACAGACGTGATCCGACGTGCTACTTTAATAGCCTGTGGCTAAAAAAATAACGGCGTGCGGGCCGCTGGCGCACGGTCGCGCCGGTCGAACTCCGATGCGCATGCGGGCGCCGTCGCACGGCCGGCCGTCGCGTCGCGAGCGACAGATCGTCGCCGGCGCGCAAACGGCGCAAGGGAGCGCCGGTGGCTCCGCGGAGGCGCCAAGCGGCAACAGGCCGGACGGAAACGACGCGAGCGGGGAGCGGGAGGAACTGTGACGAGCCTGCTGGCCGCGTTGACCGTCA
Proteins encoded in this window:
- a CDS encoding ABC transporter permease, with the protein product MHVELLTSQYVRAGIAPGEARRMARVKFGGVGQIKESLRDQAGFPMLESIIEDVRYAVRGILKNPGFVLVVVLTLGVGIGANTAIFSVVNTVLLEPLPYPEPSRLVVLQTTGPQRSFPIASPTKFNVWREHAGALQDVSAYLFNTANLTGGEPEQIVAGSVTADFFRLFGATTVAGRTFSADEDRPNGGRVVVLGHGFWQRRFGGAADIVGGTLPIGGDAHNVLGVLGPFDTEALQGPEGAPDVYLPFRIDPNSAMNGHFFRAVGRLAPGASVESATAGLQPAAETFRQRFPDVLTPNQSFGVRSFPDLVVGNVRSSLWILMAAVSLVLLIACANVANLLLVRAAARKRELAVRAALGAGRFRIARQLLTEGLVLSAAGGVLGLGVGMLGIRLLLAVNPGNIPRIGPAGAGVDLDWRVLAFTVALSLATSLVFGTLPALRASRTDLTQTLKESGSRTGSGFRQQRARALLVVSEVGLALVLLVGAALFIRTFFNLRAVDPGFDARRVLTMNMSLGGGRFDASGAIGDVMRAGRERLTALPGVEAAAAACCIPLRGGLGLPFVIEGLPLEGPFHGGGAFTPISAGYFEAFGIPLVRGRALTDRDDGGAAPVVVINESMARQFWPDGDPLADRITIAKGRPVVGGPTRQVVGIVGDVRDGRLDVEPRPTMYVPWAQVPDAHNANLVSMFPLSWIVRTRGAPQALGETIRDELRVASGGIPVAGLLSMEAVVSRSTARSDFLMLLLTIFAGAALVLAAIGIYGLSAYSVEQRTQEIGIRLAMGADSDRVRNLVIRQGMAVALVGVALGIASAYGLSRLVAGFLFEVAPRDPVVFAAVPLLLAAVALAGVWLPARRAARVEPAAALRLE
- a CDS encoding PadR family transcriptional regulator; the encoded protein is MAGRPYLGNFELMVLLAVIRLDDAAYGVTISRTLEVGTGREVAIGSVYAALERLQDKGLVTSRLGEPTPERGGRAKRYFRVTPDGVREARSTREALSVLWEGLPQLEGGRA
- a CDS encoding PadR family transcriptional regulator, which encodes MTIGKGRADVLQGTLDLMVLKTLAVLGPQHGYGIARRIEQISDDVLQLNEGTVYASLLRLRQQRWIAASWGRSENNRRARFYTITAAGRRQLAAQTEDWERIAGVMARLLRLSEDA